One segment of Xanthomonas oryzae pv. oryzae DNA contains the following:
- a CDS encoding alpha/beta hydrolase: MSNPSFPTESAALTLQGPVGPLDVAVDLPEPGVAARAVTAIFCHPLSTEGGSMHNKVVTMAARALRELGITVVRFNFRSVGNSAGTFDHGDGEQDDLRAVADWVRTQRPGDTVWLGGFSFGAYVSLRAAGSIAPQVLISIAPPAGRWDFSDMQPPAQWLVIQGDADEIVEPQAVYDWLDTLEQPPELVRMPDTSHFFHRKLIDLRGAIQHGVRRWLPAAV; the protein is encoded by the coding sequence ATGTCCAATCCCTCATTCCCCACCGAATCGGCTGCGTTGACGCTGCAGGGGCCGGTCGGCCCGCTGGATGTCGCGGTCGATCTGCCCGAGCCGGGTGTTGCCGCACGCGCGGTCACCGCCATCTTCTGCCATCCGCTCTCCACCGAGGGCGGCAGCATGCACAACAAGGTGGTCACCATGGCCGCGCGCGCGCTGCGCGAGCTGGGCATCACCGTGGTGCGCTTCAATTTCCGCAGCGTCGGCAATTCGGCGGGCACATTCGATCATGGCGATGGCGAGCAGGACGATCTGCGTGCGGTCGCCGACTGGGTGCGCACGCAGCGCCCGGGCGACACAGTGTGGTTGGGCGGTTTCAGCTTCGGTGCCTACGTGTCGCTGCGTGCTGCCGGATCCATCGCACCGCAGGTGCTGATTTCGATCGCACCGCCGGCCGGGCGCTGGGATTTCAGCGATATGCAGCCGCCGGCGCAGTGGTTGGTGATCCAGGGCGATGCCGATGAGATCGTCGAACCGCAAGCGGTCTACGACTGGCTGGACACCCTGGAACAGCCCCCCGAGTTGGTGCGCATGCCCGACACCAGCCATTTCTTCCACCGCAAATTGATCGACCTGCGCGGTGCGATCCAGCATGGTGTCCGGCGCTGGTTGCCGGCCGCAGTCTGA
- the xopR gene encoding type III secretion system effector protein XopR, translating into MRTNFLPRSYYRGAAEQASSAAADVPAATPESCSSHVLHQAPRTDAVNNTSRSPRAMLASARKSLASLRKRLPMMCLGSPTTEATQTPGKASTPHASVQSPPRPQMAQAGLDAPAPDAMGEPFYLNPLRPPPRHQAPVAPARTREPVQVRPSRNEERWQQQQSPHRRNATTQAPRQMEPTRAAGRVPVREYEQNGSSHWRQQAPDRIVTDRVRQPRLPESPPLPASLSVSPTSSSPTQGKRQTLLGRLNAQLVPYNQRKYQIDTREDPTPTEEERELLRTRQVLIDQRNEIRDIQLDSMLTGLAPMENIHPPKTTTSRVSVVQHKVIETNRRAFLAVEGKELDMGLIGRDYARAQRRIEPLEASGADYRKIKRLKRMMEGYQNWLALRQMIDDINDQLALLGAPQLSDSDPSTPREREDAAQEQLDRHGDSMENGYR; encoded by the coding sequence ATGCGCACGAATTTTCTTCCGCGCAGCTATTATCGCGGCGCTGCAGAACAAGCCAGCTCAGCTGCTGCCGATGTGCCAGCAGCCACTCCGGAGTCATGTTCATCCCACGTGCTGCATCAAGCTCCCAGGACTGATGCGGTGAACAATACCTCCAGGTCGCCCCGCGCAATGCTCGCGTCAGCGCGCAAGTCGCTAGCTAGCCTGCGCAAGCGACTGCCTATGATGTGCCTGGGTTCACCGACCACCGAAGCAACCCAGACCCCGGGTAAGGCATCCACACCCCACGCCTCCGTGCAGAGTCCGCCGCGACCGCAGATGGCGCAAGCCGGCCTCGACGCGCCAGCGCCGGATGCCATGGGCGAACCCTTCTACCTGAATCCGCTGCGCCCCCCACCACGGCATCAGGCGCCGGTGGCGCCTGCACGTACTAGAGAGCCCGTGCAGGTGCGGCCAAGCCGCAACGAAGAGAGATGGCAACAGCAACAATCTCCCCATCGACGCAATGCAACCACCCAGGCGCCGCGGCAAATGGAACCTACCCGCGCTGCAGGGCGCGTGCCGGTTCGCGAATACGAACAAAACGGCAGCAGTCACTGGCGACAGCAGGCGCCGGACCGCATCGTCACTGACCGAGTGAGGCAGCCGCGCCTCCCAGAGTCGCCCCCATTGCCGGCGTCACTAAGCGTGTCGCCGACGTCGTCCTCGCCGACTCAAGGCAAGCGGCAGACGCTATTGGGCAGGCTGAATGCGCAATTGGTCCCGTATAACCAGAGGAAATATCAGATCGATACCCGTGAAGACCCTACGCCTACAGAAGAGGAGCGGGAGTTACTCAGAACGCGTCAGGTACTCATCGACCAACGCAATGAAATCCGTGACATTCAGCTCGACAGTATGCTCACAGGGCTTGCCCCTATGGAAAATATCCACCCGCCGAAGACAACGACCAGTCGTGTGAGTGTTGTCCAACACAAGGTGATTGAGACCAATAGGCGCGCATTCTTGGCTGTCGAAGGCAAAGAACTCGACATGGGCTTGATCGGCAGGGATTACGCAAGGGCGCAGCGTCGCATTGAGCCGCTGGAGGCCAGCGGGGCCGATTACAGGAAGATCAAACGTCTGAAACGCATGATGGAGGGTTACCAAAACTGGCTGGCGTTGCGGCAGATGATCGATGACATCAATGATCAGCTCGCACTGCTGGGCGCACCACAGCTGAGCGACAGCGACCCTAGTACACCGCGAGAGCGGGAGGATGCTGCTCAGGAGCAGCTAGACAGGCACGGAGACTCAATGGAGAACGGTTACCGATAA
- a CDS encoding TonB-dependent receptor plug domain-containing protein — protein sequence MAQSQDDVTQLDKVTVTGSLIPRSQIETATSVFSITAQDIQRRGFKDVYDVLRSQPMATGSVQDGQFTGGFTPGAQSLSLLGLDPGFTLVLIDGRPMADYPLLYNGQSNFVDLASVPVGMVERIDVAPGNQSSIYGSSAIAGVVNIILKKRMDGMQMNYRMGTYDGGGGNNQRFQLTGGNAIGGANIVWGLQLNNQDPIYGFQRRNFDSTNDNPDPTLRYGSQVALHSIPGPPDSYIDPGADNCAALGALFNHSVTLDNRSKRGNYCGSRSALGYSSILNKERSASGYANLSYAFNDNAELYATLLLNRTKVEVNGGSRSWLTSADTGGLFYNQNTQQLETYKRIFAPEETGNLDFNNDRQTADSYNIALGMKGGLGGSNWTYDAYYARSEYRIESRQQWPLADRIEDFFRQQFLGPQLSEQYGYPIYSPNDANFYRALTPAQYRSFNDEIHTKSRTWTQNLNLQLTNTELFTLPAGAVGVAGVLQAGNQYWNNPTDPRVIAGDFYQLTGTQGSGKRDNWAVALEMHVPILSTLTANLSGRYDDYKNQGGGSDSRLTYKVGLEFRPVDALLLRGNYATAFKAPDMAYTFAGDSGFYESVNDYYRCAIEEPNKPIADCSYSDTTIAGRRGGNPELKSITAKSWGYGLVWSPSAHLSASADYYHINITNEVSDINYDQLLQIESACRLGNLDIASPTCVDALSRIDRTGPDATVPNRLNSIRVNPINISTEQVSGVLAKASYDWSTASWGTFLVDAQYNLTLKHESQQFPQDPVIDLLSNPFYSQEFHSIANASLTWKKNAWTTTLFGQRYGRTPNSAAQRSDAGYATKDAGKVAAWTTFNATLDYAISDDISLTATVNNLANTRPPRDRTDTYYPYYNIFNYTGYGRAYMLELNWRFGAH from the coding sequence ATAGCGCAGAGCCAGGACGACGTGACACAGTTGGACAAGGTCACCGTGACAGGTTCGTTGATCCCCCGCTCCCAGATCGAAACTGCAACCTCGGTGTTCTCGATCACTGCCCAGGACATCCAGCGCCGCGGCTTCAAGGACGTCTACGACGTGCTGCGCTCGCAGCCGATGGCCACCGGCTCGGTCCAGGACGGCCAGTTCACCGGCGGCTTCACCCCCGGTGCCCAGTCGCTGAGCCTGCTCGGCCTGGACCCTGGCTTTACGCTGGTGCTCATCGATGGCCGGCCAATGGCCGACTACCCGCTGCTTTACAACGGTCAAAGCAATTTCGTCGATCTGGCCAGCGTGCCGGTCGGCATGGTTGAGCGCATCGACGTGGCGCCCGGCAATCAGTCCTCGATCTACGGCTCCAGTGCAATCGCCGGGGTGGTCAACATCATCCTGAAAAAGCGCATGGACGGCATGCAGATGAATTACCGCATGGGCACCTACGACGGTGGCGGCGGCAACAACCAGCGCTTTCAGCTCACCGGCGGCAACGCGATCGGCGGCGCCAACATCGTCTGGGGGCTGCAGCTCAACAATCAGGACCCGATCTACGGTTTTCAACGGCGCAATTTCGATTCGACCAACGACAACCCGGATCCGACCCTGCGCTATGGCTCACAGGTGGCGCTGCACAGCATCCCCGGCCCCCCGGACAGCTATATCGACCCGGGCGCAGACAATTGCGCTGCGCTGGGCGCGCTGTTCAACCACTCGGTCACGCTCGACAACCGCTCCAAGCGCGGCAACTACTGCGGCAGCCGCAGCGCGCTCGGCTACTCAAGCATTCTCAACAAGGAGCGCAGTGCGAGCGGTTACGCCAACCTGAGCTATGCCTTCAACGACAATGCCGAGCTGTACGCGACACTGCTTCTCAACCGCACCAAGGTAGAAGTCAATGGCGGCTCGCGGTCCTGGCTGACCTCCGCCGACACCGGCGGCCTGTTCTACAACCAGAACACCCAGCAGCTGGAGACCTACAAGCGTATTTTCGCGCCCGAGGAAACCGGAAATCTCGACTTCAACAACGATCGCCAGACTGCCGATTCGTATAATATCGCGCTCGGCATGAAGGGCGGCCTGGGCGGCAGCAACTGGACCTACGACGCCTACTACGCACGCTCCGAATACCGTATCGAAAGCCGCCAGCAATGGCCACTGGCCGACCGTATCGAGGACTTTTTCCGCCAGCAGTTCCTCGGCCCGCAACTGAGCGAGCAATACGGCTACCCGATCTATTCGCCCAACGATGCCAACTTCTATCGCGCATTGACGCCGGCGCAGTACCGCAGCTTCAACGACGAGATCCACACCAAGTCCAGAACCTGGACCCAGAACCTCAACTTGCAGCTGACCAATACCGAGTTATTCACCCTGCCTGCCGGTGCGGTCGGCGTAGCCGGCGTGCTGCAGGCCGGCAATCAGTACTGGAACAATCCAACCGATCCACGCGTGATCGCAGGCGATTTCTACCAGCTGACCGGCACCCAGGGCAGCGGCAAGCGCGATAATTGGGCGGTCGCGTTAGAAATGCACGTGCCCATCCTCAGCACGTTGACCGCCAATCTGTCTGGCCGCTATGACGACTACAAGAACCAGGGCGGCGGCAGCGACTCCAGGCTGACCTATAAGGTGGGACTGGAGTTCCGGCCGGTCGATGCGCTGTTGTTGCGCGGCAACTACGCCACCGCGTTCAAGGCCCCCGATATGGCCTATACCTTCGCTGGCGACAGCGGCTTCTACGAGAGCGTCAACGACTATTACCGCTGCGCGATCGAAGAACCCAACAAGCCGATTGCCGATTGCAGCTACAGCGACACGACGATTGCCGGACGGCGTGGCGGCAACCCAGAGCTGAAGTCGATCACCGCCAAATCCTGGGGCTATGGCCTGGTGTGGTCGCCCAGCGCTCACCTCAGTGCCAGCGCGGACTACTATCACATCAACATCACCAACGAAGTCAGCGACATTAACTACGACCAGCTGTTGCAGATAGAGTCGGCATGCCGCCTGGGAAACCTGGACATCGCCTCGCCCACCTGCGTGGACGCCCTGTCGCGCATCGACCGCACCGGGCCCGACGCAACCGTGCCGAACCGCTTGAATAGCATCCGGGTCAACCCGATCAACATCTCCACCGAACAGGTGTCAGGCGTGCTCGCCAAGGCCAGCTACGACTGGAGCACCGCGTCGTGGGGAACCTTCCTCGTCGATGCGCAATACAACCTCACGCTCAAGCATGAAAGCCAGCAATTCCCCCAGGATCCGGTCATCGACCTGCTCAGCAATCCGTTCTATTCGCAGGAATTCCACAGCATCGCCAACGCCTCGCTGACCTGGAAGAAGAATGCCTGGACGACCACGCTGTTCGGTCAACGCTACGGCCGCACGCCCAACTCCGCCGCACAACGCAGCGATGCCGGCTACGCGACCAAGGACGCCGGCAAGGTGGCGGCCTGGACCACGTTCAATGCGACGCTGGACTATGCAATCAGCGACGATATCTCACTGACGGCGACGGTCAATAACCTGGCCAATACCCGTCCGCCACGCGACCGCACCGACACCTATTACCCGTACTACAACATCTTCAACTACACCGGCTACGGCCGTGCCTACATGCTGGAATTGAACTGGCGCTTCGGCGCGCATTGA
- a CDS encoding ATP-binding cassette domain-containing protein codes for MSFTIAPGQSVALVGPSGCGKTTLAKIVLGLLAPQEGEVTVTEQPRPVCRSAIPAEGMAAVMQDDCLFSGTIADNVAFFDSSAELSEIEAAARAAGFHDDLVKMPMGYETLVGDMGSTLSGGQKQRILLARALYTQPKILVLDEATSHLDSKNEKVVNDAVMDLEITRIIIAHREQTIAMGDRVFDLSRQTWIR; via the coding sequence TTGAGCTTCACCATAGCACCCGGCCAGTCTGTTGCCTTGGTCGGTCCAAGCGGATGTGGCAAGACCACGCTTGCCAAAATCGTCCTTGGCCTGCTTGCGCCGCAGGAAGGAGAAGTGACAGTAACCGAGCAGCCCAGACCTGTGTGCCGCAGCGCAATCCCCGCCGAGGGAATGGCGGCAGTGATGCAGGATGATTGCTTATTCTCTGGGACAATCGCCGACAACGTGGCGTTCTTCGACAGCTCGGCGGAGCTGTCCGAGATCGAAGCGGCAGCGCGTGCTGCTGGTTTCCACGATGACCTAGTGAAGATGCCAATGGGCTACGAAACCCTGGTCGGCGATATGGGCTCGACTTTGTCCGGTGGACAGAAGCAAAGGATCCTACTGGCGAGGGCACTATACACGCAGCCTAAGATCCTCGTGCTCGATGAAGCGACCAGCCATCTGGATAGCAAGAACGAAAAAGTTGTCAACGACGCAGTTATGGATCTGGAGATCACCAGGATCATCATCGCTCATCGCGAGCAGACCATTGCGATGGGGGACCGCGTGTTCGATCTTTCCAGGCAAACTTGGATCCGATGA
- the zapE gene encoding cell division protein ZapE translates to MSEMTPSQRYAAGVQRGDWRADPAQRAALAELDRIHEALVDGEQDGWLDRLSAFWKKPEPVRGLYVWGGVGRGKTFLVDLFYDGLPIKQKYRTHFHRFMRGVHEQLREHAGQSDPLARIAQQWRENLRVLVLDEFFVTDIGDAMLLARLLERLFAEGVTLVTTSNTAPQNLYANGLQRDSFMPAIALLQKFCVELYAEGTEDYRMRALTRAPVYRAPLDAQADAWLAQRWSELSGNAEARAGNIEIESRKIPVRARGKSIAWFDFAALCEGPRGPGDYIEIAREFTTVLLGGIPHFDRMNEDAARRFVNLIDELYDRHVNLVCTAQDAPPALYSGQRLAGAFERTASRLIEMQSADYLATAHRA, encoded by the coding sequence ATGAGTGAGATGACCCCGTCGCAGCGCTACGCCGCCGGCGTACAACGCGGTGACTGGCGCGCCGACCCCGCGCAACGGGCGGCCCTGGCGGAACTGGACCGTATTCACGAAGCGTTGGTGGACGGCGAACAGGACGGTTGGCTCGATCGGCTATCGGCGTTCTGGAAAAAACCCGAACCGGTACGTGGCCTGTATGTCTGGGGCGGTGTCGGGCGCGGCAAGACCTTTCTGGTCGATCTGTTCTACGACGGCCTGCCGATCAAGCAGAAATACCGCACGCATTTCCACCGTTTCATGCGCGGCGTGCACGAGCAGTTGCGCGAGCATGCCGGGCAAAGCGATCCGCTGGCCAGAATCGCCCAGCAGTGGCGCGAGAATCTGCGCGTGCTGGTGCTGGACGAATTCTTCGTCACCGATATCGGCGATGCGATGTTGCTGGCGCGCCTGCTCGAACGCCTGTTCGCCGAAGGCGTCACGCTGGTGACCACATCCAATACCGCGCCGCAAAATCTCTACGCCAACGGATTGCAGCGCGACAGCTTCATGCCAGCGATCGCGCTGCTACAGAAGTTCTGCGTGGAGCTCTATGCAGAAGGCACCGAGGATTACCGCATGCGCGCACTGACGCGCGCGCCGGTGTATCGCGCACCCTTGGACGCGCAAGCCGATGCCTGGCTTGCGCAGCGCTGGAGCGAGTTGAGCGGTAACGCCGAGGCGCGCGCGGGCAATATCGAAATCGAATCGCGCAAGATTCCGGTGCGTGCACGTGGCAAGAGTATCGCCTGGTTCGATTTTGCCGCGCTGTGCGAAGGCCCGCGCGGACCCGGCGACTACATCGAGATCGCGCGCGAGTTCACTACGGTATTGCTGGGCGGCATTCCGCACTTCGACCGCATGAACGAAGATGCCGCGCGCCGCTTCGTCAACCTGATCGATGAGCTGTACGACCGCCACGTCAATCTGGTCTGCACCGCACAAGACGCACCGCCGGCCTTGTACAGCGGCCAGCGCCTGGCCGGCGCCTTCGAACGCACCGCCTCGCGCCTGATCGAAATGCAGAGCGCGGACTACCTGGCCACAGCGCATCGCGCGTAA